The Fibrobacter sp. UWB5 genome has a window encoding:
- the murC gene encoding UDP-N-acetylmuramate--L-alanine ligase has product MQINDCKRVRKLHFVGIGGAGMSGIAEVLHDNGFVVSGSDTGESQVIDYLKGLGIKVFSKHEASNVEDTDLVVYSSAVPHDNPELVEARNRRIPVIRRAEMLGELMRMKYTLSIAGTHGKTTTTSIVGQIWEEAGRDPTIIVGGVVKGKGSGAKVGKGDYLIAESDEFDRSFLSMMPSSAIITNIDADHLDTYENIEDIKDAFVQFANKIPFYGQVIVCLDDPNVQQILARLKKPVITYGFTRQAKYRVDNLRFEKGYPVFEILNDGESLGEFKLQIPGRHNVLNATAAVALAIEEGISADVARKACAEFEGVKRRFEFIGEKNDVLVFDDYAHHPTEATATLLGFRDAFPDRRIIVAFQPHLFTRTRDQHDAFGGAFANCDVLLVTDIYASREKPIEGVTGALVSNSASDRGHRDSRFVGDQLNLLPILKKELQPGDVVVLMGAGNIWKLGERILKECL; this is encoded by the coding sequence ATGCAGATTAATGATTGTAAGCGTGTCCGTAAGCTTCATTTCGTAGGTATCGGTGGTGCCGGTATGTCCGGTATTGCCGAAGTGCTCCACGACAACGGTTTCGTGGTGAGCGGCTCCGATACCGGTGAAAGCCAGGTGATTGATTATCTGAAAGGCCTTGGCATTAAGGTGTTCTCGAAGCACGAAGCTTCCAACGTCGAAGATACGGACTTGGTGGTTTATTCTTCTGCAGTTCCGCACGATAACCCGGAACTTGTTGAAGCACGCAACCGCCGCATTCCGGTGATTCGCCGAGCAGAAATGCTGGGCGAACTCATGCGCATGAAGTACACGCTTTCGATTGCCGGCACTCACGGCAAGACCACGACCACCTCTATCGTGGGCCAGATTTGGGAAGAAGCCGGCCGTGACCCGACCATTATCGTGGGCGGTGTAGTCAAGGGTAAGGGCAGTGGCGCTAAGGTCGGTAAGGGTGACTACCTGATTGCCGAAAGCGACGAATTCGACCGCAGCTTCCTTTCGATGATGCCGTCTTCTGCAATCATTACCAACATTGACGCCGACCACTTGGATACTTACGAAAACATCGAAGACATCAAGGATGCCTTCGTACAGTTCGCGAACAAGATTCCGTTCTACGGCCAGGTGATCGTCTGCCTGGACGACCCGAACGTGCAGCAGATTTTGGCCCGCCTCAAGAAGCCCGTGATTACTTACGGCTTTACGCGTCAGGCCAAGTACCGCGTGGATAACCTCCGTTTTGAAAAGGGTTACCCTGTATTTGAAATTTTGAACGACGGCGAAAGCTTGGGCGAATTCAAGCTCCAGATTCCAGGCCGTCACAACGTGCTGAATGCAACTGCCGCCGTAGCCCTCGCCATCGAAGAAGGCATCTCTGCCGATGTCGCTCGCAAGGCCTGCGCCGAATTCGAAGGCGTCAAGCGCCGCTTTGAATTCATCGGCGAAAAGAATGATGTTCTGGTCTTTGATGACTATGCTCACCATCCGACCGAAGCGACTGCTACCTTGCTCGGCTTCCGCGATGCCTTCCCGGACCGCCGCATTATCGTTGCCTTCCAGCCGCACCTGTTTACCCGTACCCGCGACCAGCACGATGCCTTTGGCGGTGCGTTTGCGAACTGCGATGTGCTCCTGGTGACCGACATTTACGCCTCCCGCGAAAAGCCCATTGAAGGCGTGACGGGCGCGCTGGTGTCCAATAGCGCTTCTGATCGCGGTCACCGTGACTCTCGCTTTGTGGGCGACCAGCTGAACTTGCTGCCGATTCTCAAGAAGGAATTGCAGCCGGGTGATGTGGTGGTGCTTATGGGCGCCGGCAACATCTGGAAGCTGGGCGAAAGAATTTTGAAGGAATGCCTGTAA
- a CDS encoding cell division protein FtsQ/DivIB, giving the protein MTGRKTTLLGRRMGYNELKRKQERVRKVKDGVSSVWHWFKRRGWIFTIILVVLAVLAIHNRFYLQHFNPLELRHLQYVEIEGNRMLSWEDVMQGAQVETGMLMSELNADSVEASLMQLPMILSAKVEKKFPSSLYIKLQETSPVLTVLSEGRATIYSEKGFPLPFSVATAMRLPVMDMAAMEHVKTVTQFLVEMRKYDAELYNRVSQVTWSTEDECMKIYFRDAGFTALFRDLKSNKDQFTLYKSLENGFAKDLLCAGEVDMRYSGFAYVRNYDKRCVNG; this is encoded by the coding sequence TTGACTGGACGTAAGACAACATTACTCGGCCGTCGAATGGGCTATAACGAACTGAAGCGCAAGCAAGAGCGCGTCCGCAAGGTAAAGGACGGCGTGTCTTCGGTGTGGCATTGGTTCAAGCGCCGCGGCTGGATTTTCACCATCATTTTGGTGGTTCTTGCTGTCCTTGCAATTCACAACCGCTTCTACCTGCAGCATTTCAATCCGCTGGAACTGCGCCACTTGCAGTATGTGGAAATCGAAGGCAACCGCATGCTTTCTTGGGAAGACGTGATGCAGGGCGCCCAGGTCGAAACGGGAATGCTCATGTCGGAACTGAATGCCGATTCTGTCGAAGCTTCGCTCATGCAGCTTCCGATGATCCTTTCGGCGAAGGTCGAAAAGAAGTTTCCGTCTTCGCTCTACATCAAGCTGCAAGAAACCTCGCCGGTGCTTACTGTCCTTTCTGAAGGTCGCGCAACGATCTATTCCGAAAAGGGATTCCCGCTTCCGTTCTCGGTGGCAACGGCCATGAGGCTCCCGGTAATGGATATGGCTGCAATGGAGCATGTGAAGACTGTAACGCAGTTCCTGGTAGAAATGCGTAAGTATGATGCTGAACTTTATAATCGTGTGTCGCAGGTAACCTGGTCTACGGAAGATGAATGCATGAAGATTTACTTCAGGGATGCGGGCTTTACCGCGCTCTTTAGGGATCTCAAGTCGAACAAGGATCAGTTTACACTGTACAAGTCGCTTGAAAACGGGTTTGCAAAGGATTTGCTTTGCGCAGGTGAAGTCGATATGCGCTATTCGGGCTTTGCCTATGTAAGAAATTATGATAAGAGGTGCGTCAATGGATGA
- the ftsA gene encoding cell division protein FtsA, translating to MDDNKQDKRKDEYIFGLDIGESKINLFVGVSEGENVRVVECGDFPLKNADEFDSVVETLQQAVQVIENTTRVDVHDVYVGIAGKHVRSLDTQGIVTLPMGEVREEDIENVTKQASTLPTQAGEIIHIFPGEYNLDDEPHIRNPKGRSGRRLGVDVQVVTVKQNALQNLAKCVNRAGLNVAGFVLEPLAAASAVLTNDERELGVALVDIGAGTADIAVFVNESVRFTFSYEYAGNSITSDISRCLNVPIALSKAEEIKKKFGTCVISNLIEDDTFPVPAVGNRGDVSCSRKLLAEIITARVGEIFCKLNEQLKVHQLDTIINGGIVLTGGCCALEGIEDVACKVFGKPVRIGRPKGMSGIQEAYQNPSYATGIGLLYYANKQHREKKNRETGTQIAVSMKKGFQRVLEIIRTYL from the coding sequence ATGGATGACAATAAACAGGACAAAAGAAAAGACGAATACATCTTTGGCCTTGACATTGGTGAATCGAAGATAAACCTGTTCGTGGGTGTTTCCGAAGGTGAAAACGTTCGCGTTGTGGAATGCGGCGATTTCCCGCTCAAGAATGCCGACGAATTCGATTCTGTAGTGGAAACATTGCAGCAGGCTGTCCAAGTCATTGAAAATACGACTCGCGTCGATGTGCACGATGTGTACGTGGGCATTGCGGGTAAGCACGTGCGTTCCTTGGATACCCAGGGAATCGTGACGCTCCCCATGGGCGAAGTTCGCGAAGAAGACATCGAGAATGTGACAAAGCAGGCGAGTACCTTGCCTACCCAGGCCGGCGAAATCATTCACATCTTCCCGGGCGAATACAACCTGGACGATGAACCGCATATCCGTAACCCGAAGGGCCGTTCGGGCCGTCGCCTGGGCGTCGATGTCCAGGTGGTGACCGTGAAGCAGAATGCCTTGCAGAACTTGGCCAAGTGCGTGAACCGCGCAGGCCTCAATGTAGCAGGCTTTGTGCTGGAACCGCTCGCGGCTGCAAGTGCGGTGCTGACCAATGACGAACGCGAATTGGGCGTGGCCCTCGTCGACATTGGCGCCGGTACGGCAGACATCGCCGTGTTCGTGAATGAATCCGTGCGCTTCACCTTCTCTTACGAATATGCCGGTAACTCGATTACGAGCGATATCAGCCGCTGCCTCAACGTGCCTATCGCCCTTTCGAAGGCCGAAGAAATCAAGAAAAAGTTTGGAACTTGCGTCATCAGCAACTTGATCGAAGACGATACCTTCCCGGTTCCGGCCGTGGGTAACCGTGGCGATGTCTCTTGCTCCCGCAAGCTTCTTGCCGAAATTATCACGGCGCGCGTAGGCGAAATCTTCTGCAAGCTCAATGAACAGCTCAAGGTTCACCAGCTCGATACCATTATCAATGGCGGTATCGTGCTTACGGGTGGCTGCTGCGCTTTGGAAGGCATCGAAGATGTCGCATGCAAGGTGTTCGGAAAGCCGGTTCGCATCGGTCGCCCCAAGGGCATGAGCGGTATTCAGGAAGCATACCAGAATCCGTCTTACGCAACGGGTATCGGCCTGCTTTACTATGCGAACAAGCAGCACCGCGAAAAGAAAAATCGTGAAACGGGAACGCAGATCGCTGTTTCCATGAAGAAAGGATTCCAGCGTGTTCTCGAAATCATCAGGACTTATCTATAA
- the ftsZ gene encoding cell division protein FtsZ, translating to MSEIDNFNFEVKSRVMGEEPSFNNAKVKVFGVGGAGGNTVNRMKRMNIEGVEYYSINTDAMALDLSLADHKILIGEKTTRNLGAGMDPEIGRKAAEENLDDIREAMKGADMVFVTAGMGGGTGTGAAPVVANIARELGILTVAVVTKPFRFEGNARSSIAQEGINALRAAVDTIIVVENKKLLTLLQASNQKATMDEAFKMADEILGNAVQSICGIMFRHGLVHVDFADIRKVMLKGGSALMGTGYAQGENRGIMAADMALASPLLEDINIEGASGVLVNVAHGENYSLLEHSEAMDHIYEKVGEEGNPNIIIGDITDPALGDKVCITIIATGCGGTAVNQPKVSSAGFGFGNFTVPQQTIQQSAPVQQAPAAPAGIQQATPRPTGFNVFDFQTVKPESTEMFTRPQYTPASQPAPEAMTSSIPSLTETSVMRSVNAAMFSSPEFNAAAPAEEEVVSQGSETSEMSAVAEEDRMNGGVPAYEAPSYETQYDMPAYARNAANGATVTMERPAATRQEVVEEPAPATPATIDFSLPAYLRNRMNTNNF from the coding sequence ATGAGTGAAATCGATAACTTCAACTTCGAGGTAAAGTCTCGCGTTATGGGCGAGGAACCATCCTTCAACAACGCCAAGGTCAAGGTGTTCGGCGTCGGCGGCGCAGGCGGCAACACCGTGAACCGCATGAAGCGTATGAACATTGAAGGTGTGGAATACTATTCCATCAATACCGACGCAATGGCTTTGGACTTGAGCCTTGCTGACCACAAGATTCTGATTGGCGAAAAGACCACCAGAAACTTGGGTGCCGGTATGGACCCCGAAATTGGCCGTAAGGCAGCCGAAGAAAACCTGGACGACATCAGGGAAGCCATGAAGGGCGCTGACATGGTGTTCGTGACCGCCGGTATGGGCGGTGGTACGGGTACGGGTGCTGCTCCGGTGGTGGCAAACATTGCCCGCGAACTCGGTATTCTCACGGTCGCCGTGGTGACCAAGCCGTTCCGCTTCGAAGGTAATGCCCGTTCTTCTATCGCACAGGAAGGCATTAACGCTCTCCGCGCTGCTGTTGACACCATCATCGTTGTCGAAAACAAGAAGCTCCTCACGCTCCTCCAGGCCTCCAACCAGAAGGCTACCATGGATGAGGCCTTCAAGATGGCTGACGAAATCCTCGGTAACGCAGTCCAGAGCATTTGCGGCATCATGTTCCGTCACGGCCTCGTGCACGTTGACTTTGCCGATATCCGTAAGGTCATGCTCAAGGGTGGTTCTGCTCTCATGGGTACGGGTTACGCTCAGGGCGAAAACCGCGGTATCATGGCTGCCGACATGGCTCTTGCCTCTCCGCTTCTCGAAGACATCAATATCGAAGGCGCTTCTGGCGTGCTCGTGAACGTTGCTCACGGCGAAAACTACTCCTTGCTCGAACATAGCGAAGCTATGGATCACATTTACGAAAAGGTCGGCGAAGAAGGTAACCCGAACATCATCATCGGCGATATCACTGACCCGGCTCTCGGCGACAAGGTTTGCATTACCATTATCGCAACGGGTTGCGGTGGCACTGCTGTGAACCAGCCCAAGGTCAGCTCCGCTGGTTTTGGCTTCGGTAACTTCACTGTTCCGCAGCAGACCATTCAGCAGTCCGCTCCGGTTCAGCAGGCTCCTGCCGCTCCGGCTGGCATCCAGCAGGCTACTCCGCGTCCGACCGGTTTCAACGTGTTCGATTTCCAGACCGTTAAGCCCGAATCCACGGAAATGTTTACCCGTCCGCAGTACACGCCCGCTTCTCAGCCGGCTCCTGAAGCTATGACCTCTTCCATTCCGTCTCTGACCGAAACGTCCGTGATGCGTTCTGTGAATGCTGCCATGTTCAGCTCTCCGGAATTCAACGCTGCTGCTCCGGCCGAAGAAGAAGTGGTGTCCCAGGGCTCCGAAACTTCTGAAATGTCTGCTGTTGCCGAAGAAGACCGCATGAACGGTGGTGTTCCGGCTTACGAAGCTCCGTCTTACGAAACTCAGTACGACATGCCTGCTTACGCTCGCAATGCTGCCAATGGCGCTACCGTGACCATGGAACGCCCGGCTGCTACGCGTCAGGAAGTTGTTGAAGAACCGGCTCCTGCCACTCCGGCAACGATCGACTTCAGCTTGCCTGCCTACCTGCGCAACAGAATGAACACGAACAACTTCTAA
- the purT gene encoding formate-dependent phosphoribosylglycinamide formyltransferase, with protein MAEIGTPLSSSATKVLFCGAGELGKEVIIEMMRLGVEVIAVDRYANAPGMQVAHRSHVINMLDGAELRRVIELEKPDYIVPEVEAIATDTLVELEKEGYNVIPTAKATKLTMNREGIRRLAAEELGIKTSPYRFADNFEDFKAAVKEIGIPCVIKPVMSSSGHGQSVIKTEADIQKSWDISQHEGRTGHASRVIVEGFVPFDYEITLLTVRHVAGTSFLEPIGHHQVGGDYQESWQPQPMKPELLEQAKVIAKKVTDALGGRGIFGVELFVCKDEVLFSEVSPRPHDTGMVTLISQDLSEFALHARAILGLPIPNIAFHGPSASKAIVVDGNSDHVKFGGLEEVLAEPDTALRLFGKPELKGHRRLGVLLARRNSVEEAKAQVMAMREKVKVTL; from the coding sequence ATGGCAGAAATCGGTACACCTCTAAGTTCTAGTGCAACCAAGGTCCTCTTTTGCGGGGCCGGCGAACTGGGTAAAGAAGTTATCATCGAAATGATGCGTCTCGGCGTCGAAGTCATTGCCGTAGACCGTTATGCCAATGCTCCTGGCATGCAGGTGGCCCATCGCAGTCACGTGATTAACATGCTTGACGGTGCCGAGCTCCGCCGCGTGATTGAACTTGAAAAGCCGGACTACATTGTTCCCGAAGTCGAAGCCATTGCGACCGACACGCTTGTGGAACTGGAAAAGGAAGGCTACAACGTCATTCCGACGGCCAAGGCGACCAAGCTTACCATGAACCGCGAAGGTATTCGCCGTCTGGCCGCCGAAGAACTCGGCATCAAGACGAGCCCGTACCGTTTCGCCGACAATTTTGAAGACTTCAAGGCTGCCGTAAAGGAAATCGGCATTCCGTGCGTGATCAAGCCGGTCATGAGTTCCTCGGGCCACGGCCAGAGCGTCATCAAGACCGAAGCAGACATCCAGAAGTCTTGGGACATTTCTCAGCACGAAGGCCGCACGGGCCACGCGAGCCGCGTGATTGTGGAAGGCTTTGTGCCGTTCGATTACGAAATTACATTGCTCACGGTTCGCCATGTGGCGGGCACGAGCTTCCTGGAACCGATTGGTCACCATCAAGTGGGCGGCGACTACCAGGAATCTTGGCAGCCGCAGCCGATGAAGCCGGAACTGCTGGAACAGGCCAAGGTGATTGCAAAGAAGGTCACCGACGCTCTCGGCGGTCGTGGCATCTTTGGCGTAGAACTCTTTGTGTGCAAGGACGAAGTCCTGTTCAGCGAAGTCTCTCCGCGCCCGCACGATACCGGCATGGTGACTCTCATCAGCCAGGACCTTTCCGAATTTGCGCTGCATGCTCGCGCCATTCTCGGCCTGCCTATTCCGAACATCGCTTTCCACGGTCCGAGCGCCTCGAAGGCAATCGTCGTGGATGGCAATTCCGACCACGTGAAGTTCGGCGGCCTCGAAGAAGTGCTTGCAGAACCTGACACCGCGCTCCGCTTGTTTGGCAAGCCCGAACTCAAGGGCCACCGCCGCTTGGGCGTGCTGCTTGCTCGCCGCAATAGCGTCGAAGAAGCCAAGGCTCAGGTCATGGCCATGCGCGAAAAAGTCAAAGTGACTCTGTAG